A window of the Rhineura floridana isolate rRhiFlo1 chromosome 13, rRhiFlo1.hap2, whole genome shotgun sequence genome harbors these coding sequences:
- the NUDT7 gene encoding peroxisomal coenzyme A diphosphatase NUDT7 isoform X1 has protein sequence MEDDFGSFSKMVDIQGADDDKQGRMNVKDKAKLRLKKLDVGNRFSNLPLPKASVLIPLMVKYGKLYVLFTVRSMKLRRSPGEVCFPGGRSDPTDRDEIATALREAKEEVGLHPEQADVVCSLVPAIDKTNSLVTPVVAFIEDTFHACPNPEEVSDVFSVPLEYFISPSKYTSMPFQRMGEVPFLMHSFEYDDPEQKTSFRIWGLTAHFVVFLALAVFRQKPTFQVQYDLDNLISSAEKNLMELYNVAKSKL, from the exons ATGGAAGATGATTTTGGCTCTTTTTCCAAAATGGTGGATATACAGGGCGCTGATGACGACAAGCAGGGAAG AATGAATGTAAAAGATAAAGCTAAACTGAGGTTAAAGAAACTTGATGTTGGAAACAGATTTTCCAATTTACCACTTCCAAAAGCCTCTGTTCTTATACCATTGATGGTTAAATACGGGAAACTGTATGTTCTCTTCACTGTCAGATCAATGAAG TTGAGAAGATCACCAGGAGAAGTGTGCTTTCCGGGAGGTAGAAGTGACCCAACAGACAGAGATGAGATAGCAACAGCTCTCCGGGAAGCCAAGGAAGAAGTGGGGCTCCATCCTGAACAGGCCGACGTTGTCTGTAGTCTTGTACCTGCAATAGACAAA ACTAATTCTTTAGTAACTCCGGTTGTAGCCTTCATAGAAGACACATTTCATGCCTGTCCTAATCCAGAAGAAGTCAGTGATGTATTCTCAGTGCCACTGGAGTATTTCATTAGTCCATCAAAGTACACAAGCATGCCTTTTCAAAGGATGGGAGAGGTTCCATTTTTGATGCATTCCTTCGAATATGATGACCCAGAGCAAAAGACCTCGTTTCGAATATGGGGACTCACTGCACACTTTGTGGTATTCCTTGCCCTTGCAGTTTTCAGACAGAAACCAACATTTCAAGTTCAGTATGATCTTGATAATTTGATTTCTTCAGCTGAGAAAAATTTAATGGAGTTATACAATGTGGCGAAAAGCAAACTTTGA
- the NUDT7 gene encoding peroxisomal coenzyme A diphosphatase NUDT7 isoform X2, with the protein MVMNVKDKAKLRLKKLDVGNRFSNLPLPKASVLIPLMVKYGKLYVLFTVRSMKLRRSPGEVCFPGGRSDPTDRDEIATALREAKEEVGLHPEQADVVCSLVPAIDKTNSLVTPVVAFIEDTFHACPNPEEVSDVFSVPLEYFISPSKYTSMPFQRMGEVPFLMHSFEYDDPEQKTSFRIWGLTAHFVVFLALAVFRQKPTFQVQYDLDNLISSAEKNLMELYNVAKSKL; encoded by the exons ATGGT AATGAATGTAAAAGATAAAGCTAAACTGAGGTTAAAGAAACTTGATGTTGGAAACAGATTTTCCAATTTACCACTTCCAAAAGCCTCTGTTCTTATACCATTGATGGTTAAATACGGGAAACTGTATGTTCTCTTCACTGTCAGATCAATGAAG TTGAGAAGATCACCAGGAGAAGTGTGCTTTCCGGGAGGTAGAAGTGACCCAACAGACAGAGATGAGATAGCAACAGCTCTCCGGGAAGCCAAGGAAGAAGTGGGGCTCCATCCTGAACAGGCCGACGTTGTCTGTAGTCTTGTACCTGCAATAGACAAA ACTAATTCTTTAGTAACTCCGGTTGTAGCCTTCATAGAAGACACATTTCATGCCTGTCCTAATCCAGAAGAAGTCAGTGATGTATTCTCAGTGCCACTGGAGTATTTCATTAGTCCATCAAAGTACACAAGCATGCCTTTTCAAAGGATGGGAGAGGTTCCATTTTTGATGCATTCCTTCGAATATGATGACCCAGAGCAAAAGACCTCGTTTCGAATATGGGGACTCACTGCACACTTTGTGGTATTCCTTGCCCTTGCAGTTTTCAGACAGAAACCAACATTTCAAGTTCAGTATGATCTTGATAATTTGATTTCTTCAGCTGAGAAAAATTTAATGGAGTTATACAATGTGGCGAAAAGCAAACTTTGA